The region GTCGCCGTCCCGCAAGGGCGGTGGCGGCACCGTCGGCCGGGCCACGGCTGCGTTCACCGTTCACAGGCCGGAGCTCAGGGCAGTCTGGTGAGGTATTCGACCGAGGATTTGATCGTGGTCAGCTGGTCGTAGTCGTCTTCGTCGATGCGCACTCCCGCCGCGTCGCCGAGCTGCTCGACGAAGGTGAGGAAGTCCAGCGAGTCCAGTTCCAGGGCATCGCGGATGTTCTCGCCCTCGTCGACGGAGTCGAGGTCGGCTCCGGGCATGGCTTTGAGCAAGGCGTCGCGCACGAGCTCCCGAGCGTGTCCGGTGGTGATTCGCCGGGGCATCACAACTCCTCCGGTCGTTGCAGGACCGCGTCGACGGTGTTCAAGAAACGAGCGCCCGTGGCGCCGTCGGATGCTCGGTGGTCGCCGGACAGCGTTGCCGTGACCACGGGGCGGATCCCGATCAGCTCCCCGACTGCCCAGGGCCTGCGCATGACGGCGCCGAAGCCGACAAGTCCGACCTGCGGCGGGTAGATCAC is a window of Saccharopolyspora erythraea NRRL 2338 DNA encoding:
- a CDS encoding acyl carrier protein gives rise to the protein MPRRITTGHARELVRDALLKAMPGADLDSVDEGENIRDALELDSLDFLTFVEQLGDAAGVRIDEDDYDQLTTIKSSVEYLTRLP